One genomic segment of Rubripirellula amarantea includes these proteins:
- a CDS encoding PEP-CTERM sorting domain-containing protein — protein MRCEGTHQVNARASVVPEPSSFLILAIFGLSGFVRARKSCSLSMKD, from the coding sequence ATGAGGTGTGAGGGTACCCACCAAGTCAACGCTCGGGCATCTGTTGTTCCGGAGCCCTCCTCGTTCTTAATACTCGCGATCTTTGGCTTGTCAGGGTTTGTGCGGGCTCGAAAGTCATGCAGTCTTTCGATGAAGGACTAA
- a CDS encoding IS4/Tn5 family transposase DNA-binding protein — MASQWVMDEMETADLRDKRLERRLVELLDTLSQSSTASIPAACHDRAEMVAAYRFFDNDKVGFEEVLAPHIDATYARLRQQRVALLVQDTTELDLTRPSSEVEGAGPMAHGRRSGAFMH; from the coding sequence ATGGCAAGTCAGTGGGTCATGGATGAAATGGAAACGGCTGATCTTCGTGATAAGCGACTTGAGCGTCGCTTGGTCGAACTGCTCGATACGCTTTCCCAATCCTCAACGGCGAGCATCCCGGCAGCCTGCCACGACCGCGCCGAGATGGTCGCCGCGTATCGTTTTTTCGACAACGACAAAGTCGGCTTCGAAGAAGTGCTAGCACCCCACATCGACGCCACCTACGCCCGACTCAGGCAACAGAGAGTCGCGTTGTTGGTGCAGGACACCACGGAACTGGACCTGACTCGGCCGAGCAGTGAAGTCGAGGGTGCCGGACCGATGGCGCACGGTCGACGTAGCGGAGCCTTCATGCAT